tcccaccaacagtgtaggagggtttcctttttttccacgcCATCtctaaaatttattatttgtagactttttaatgatagccattctgactggtgtgaggtgatacctcattttagttttgatttgcatttctttaataattagtgatagtgagcatattttcatgtgcctgttgaccatctggatgttttctttggagaaatgtctatttaggtattctgcccattttttgattgggttgcttgtatttttgatattaaggAGTAcaaactgtttgtatattttggaaattagtcccttctcagttgcatcatttacaaatattttctcccattctgtaggttgtcttttcattttgtttatggtatccttagatatgcaaaagcttttaagttttattagatcccaattgtttattttttccttttatttccattactctaggagctgttttgataaaaaaaaatattgttgtgatttatgtacaagagtgttctgcctatatttccctctagttttatagtatctggtcttgcATTgaactctttaatccattttgagtttatttttgtatatggtgttagagaatgttctaatttcattcttttgcatgtagctgtccagttttcccagcaccacttattgaagactatcttttctccattatatattcttgccttctttgttgtaaattaattgaccataagtgcatggatttatttctggactttctatcctgttccattgatccctgtgtctgtttttgtgccagtaccatactgttttgattactgtagctttgtagtatggtctgaagtcagggagcatgattcctccagctccgttcttcttttccaagattattttggctattcagggtcttttgtatttccatacaaattttaacatttttttttgttccagctctgtgaaaaatgtcattggcaaGTTGATacggattgcattgaatctgtattaCATTGTCTTGGGTAATATGACCATTTTCAACAATGTTGGctcttccaacccaagaacatgatatatctttccatctatttgtgtcatcttcagtttctttcatcagcatcttatagttttcagagtacaggtcctttatctccttagttaggtttattcctagtattttattctttttgatgcaatgataAATGGGgttctttccttaatttctttttccgtgatttcattgttagtgtatagaaatgcaactgatttctgtgtattaattttgtattgtgaatctttactgaatttgttgatgaaccctagtagttttctggtggcatctttaggattttctatatatagtattatgtcatttgcaaacagtgacagtttaacttcttcttttccaattttggttctttttatttcttttttctctctgattactgtggctaggactttcaaaactATGCTTAATAAAAGTGGGGAAAGTGGGCatgcttgtcttgttcctgatcttagaagaaatgctttcagcttttcacaatTGAATATGATGCCAGCTGCGGGTtggtcatatatggcctttattatattgaggtatgttccatctatgcccttttctggagagtttttctttttaatcataaatggatgttgaattttatcaaaagctttttctgcatctactgagacgatcatatggtttttattcttcaatttgttaatttgTAATTCAcatttgttaaatttgttaataTGTAGTTTGTCTATtcgtattttctatttcttcatggtttagtcttggcaaattgtatctttctaaaaaattgtccattttttctatattgtcctttttgttggtgtatagttgctcatagtagcctcttatgatcccttgaATTTCTGTGGCCTCACACTTTCTTTAAAAGCCCTTCCCTGAAAGCCGTTGGAGAGGTTGAGTCTTTTGAGCATAAGCTATTCATTCTCCTTGCTTAGCCCTGTGATAAACACTATACTCTCCTTCACCATAACCTCGTGTCAATAATTGGCTTTGCTGTGCAGCAGGCAAGCAGACTCAAGTTCAGTTTGgtaacaaaaatgttttatattcaaTAATCCATTCCTTTGAAcctattgttttattctttagccACACCTCTATCTCAGAGTGTCTAAGGCAGTAGTCATGAGCTGAAGAAAAAACACAGTAAGCCTTCTTCATATGTCACAGTTAACCTAAGTATAAACTTATTATTGCAGATCTTAATTGCTGCAAAGATGAATATAGAATCTGTTCATTTACATACAACAAATTACTATTATGAACTTTCAAATAGTTGAAAGAGAAAACTAGATGAACTGTTAATATGaatattaagagaaaatattgaGATTGTGCATtagaaagaacattttattttcaccaacaagtatttataaatatttaagtaaaaggGAGGAATTAGTCCCAGGAATTCCACTTATGGGAATTTATTTTGTGGTCAGAGTCACCCTTGATAGTGGCTAAGATGTGTGGGAGGGGGGTGAGGAGAAGTGGGTGAGCTCAGGAATGCTTGAGAGGTGAAGAAAGTTCCCAAATAGGTTTCTTTCTTGAATGACTCAAGCTTAAAtggaattaattaaaaataaacatagcaAAATTTACTTTGTTTAATGTTACAAATAttaatctattatttatttcccTCCCTCACAGGTCAGGTTTCCCAGAAGCAAGGTGAGACAggctttgcatgcacaaggttaATGGAGATTCTGCTCAGTATCAAGACCTGTGAAAAGAGAAGGTggataagaaagtaaaattggATGCAGAGAGAATTTGCCTCTGGTGCCTCAGATGATCCCGTGGAGTGCTCTGGAGATGGGGAActctggagctgggatggccCTTCAGGGTCAAACTGAGGCAAGGTGTTCAGGCCTTTGCACCCTCCATTGACCACCTCATGGGATTCAGGCAGCCCCCACCCACCTAAGGAAAAAGGCCTAGGGCAAGGTGCCTCTCTTCAGCCATGGGAAGCCACTTGCCAACTCTCCCAGCAGCTGTGGGATGGAGAATCTGTGTCTTCTATTTTTGTAAACCTGTTGGTCCCACCTTTCATCCAGATTGCCCACACTCATCATGAACGTGAGAGATTGAACTGATGTACAAATCCGATTAACCCTGTCAGAGAATGGCTCTTATTTTTAGTAGGGCACATTCAATATTCTCCAATCACACCACAGTTGGTTAAGCCAGATTCCATGGAACTCAACCCATACACACAGTGTCAGTTCCAAACTAGCCCTACCCCCCACCACACGGGCACCTCCCCAGCAGTTTCCTGAGAGCAGCAGCGACTTCCTTGTTCCTCAGGCTGTAGATGATCGGGTTGAGCACAGGGGTGATCACGGTGTAGAAGGCAGAGACCACCTTGTCCTGCCTGGAGGAGTGGTGAGCCTGGGGCCGCATGTAGGTGATCATGGCAGCCCCGTAGAAGAGAGTCACCACTGCCATGTGGGCAGAGCAGGTAGCAAAGGCCTTCTGCCGGCCGGCAGCAGAACGCATGCGGAGCACGGTCACCAGGATGCGCAGGTAGGAGGCAGAGATGACGGAGAAGGGCAGGAGCAGCATGAGGACGCAGCACACGTAGATCATAGTCTCATACAGGGAGGTGTCGGCACAGGCCAGCTTGAGCACTGCTGGGATATCGCAGTAGAAGTGGTCAATCTCCTGGGAGCCACAGTAGGGAAAGCTCAGGGTGAAGATGGCCTGGATCAGTCCATCCACCAGGCCAGAGAGCCAGGACCCTGCCACCATGAGCCAGCAGACACGGCGGCTCATGACCACTGAGTACCTCAGCGGGTGGCTGATGGCCACGTAGCGATCGTAGGCCATGAAGGCCAGCAGGAAGCACTCATCCCCCAGCAGGGTGACGAAGAAGAGGATCTGGAGGCCACAGCCTGTGAAGGAGATGGAGCCACCGCCCAGGAGGAAGTCAGCAGCCATCCGCGGC
This window of the Camelus dromedarius isolate mCamDro1 chromosome 3, mCamDro1.pat, whole genome shotgun sequence genome carries:
- the LOC105104221 gene encoding olfactory receptor 2V1: MALEGNQTLISHFILLGLFSHSPLHVLLFSIIVLVFLAALSGNGLLVLLISIDPRLHSPMYFFLRWLALMDLMLISTIVPRMAADFLLGGGSISFTGCGLQILFFVTLLGDECFLLAFMAYDRYVAISHPLRYSVVMSRRVCWLMVAGSWLSGLVDGLIQAIFTLSFPYCGSQEIDHFYCDIPAVLKLACADTSLYETMIYVCCVLMLLLPFSVISASYLRILVTVLRMRSAAGRQKAFATCSAHMAVVTLFYGAAMITYMRPQAHHSSRQDKVVSAFYTVITPVLNPIIYSLRNKEVAAALRKLLGRCPCGGG